The window ATTTTTAGCTATTTCACTAATTTTTACTTTAAACTTCAATTGATTCTCAATATAAATTCTTTCATATATGCCAAGATGTTTGTAACCCATATAAAAACTCCTTGCTTTGTTTTTTCTAAAATAAACTTAGCATCATGAAATTTTTATATGAGATTTTTTGCAATTTTATTTACTTGCACTTACAAGTATAATTCAGCAATTTTAAATAAATATTTTATGTTATCTATAATTGCAAATTATAAATTGAAGCAATTAAATTAAATCTTAAACTAAATCGTTTTCTACGATTACGATATTTTTCAGTAATAATTTTAAATTTTTTAAGAATAGCAAAAATATTTTCAATAATAATTCTCATTTTTGAAATTAATTTATTATTATGTTTTTGTTCTTTATTTAAAGGGTTTTTCTTTGTTTTTTTCTTAGGTATTAGAACATTACTATGAATTTTTTGTATTCCTTGATAACCATTATCAACTATTAATTTAGTATTTTTTAAAATTGGGATTTTTGATTCTTTAAATAAACAAAAATCATGCTTTTTACCGAGAGAAAAATTTGTTGCAATAATTATTTTGCTTTCTTTTTCAATAATTACTTGTGTTTTAATAGTGTGTTTTTTCTTTTTTCCTGAATAAGATTGTTTTTGTCTTTTTTTGGGCGTTGAATGGGTGTTTCTGTAGCATCAATAATAATTGTTTTATCATTAAAATAATCATTTATTAATGCTTTTTTACCAGCAAGTTGTTGAAAATCAGGATGTTTGATTAAAATATCTTCAATTCACTTGATATTTCGATAACAACTAGCTTCACTAATATCAAAACTTTTACCAAGATGAAAATAAGTACGATATTCTCGTCAATATGATAAAGTCATCAATAATCTATTTTCTAATGATAATTTATTATTTTTACCACCTCTTTTAAACTTTTTTAACTCAGCTTCTTTTAAAATATTTAACATTTTATTAAAAGTACTTTGCTTTATTCCAGTTAATCGTAATAATTCTTTATCATTAATAAAATTAAATTTATCAAATTTCATAATCTTAAATTCCTTATAATTTCTATTTTAAATATATTTTATAGGAATTTTGTTTAATAAATAAGTAATGCAAGAAGTCTATTATTTAATTGTCATCAGAATCAATACTTTTAAGCAATAAATAACTATTTTTAATTTCGCGCATCATATGATTTATTCCTGATTTAGAAATCATACCGTGATAAATATTTTCATATAAATCACAAAGCTCATTTAGCGAAGCTTCAGGATTATCTAACCGTAAATTAGCAATTTGCTGAGTTTTTAACGATAACTTTAAAAAATAATCATTTTCTTTTAAAAAATTAATCATCTTAATTTTTTCAATAGCCGCTTTATTAGTTTTTTGTTGATTAGAAATTTCAATATTTGTTAAACGATTAATACTATTATACATATCCCGTGAAATCCGTTCATTTTCAAACGATAATAGTGAAAGACTTGCATCAATTAATTTTAAAAAATCAGCAATTTCAGTTGATTTTTTTAAATAAATTAAAGGTTTTTTACGACGATAAATGCGTTTAAATTTAAAACCAAAACTATTTATTAGTAATTGTAACTTCCTAATAAACAAAATATCAATTCCTTGGATTTCTAAATGATAATTACTAATCCTTGGAGAATTAACACTACCAGTAGCAATAAATGCTCCCGCAATAAATGCTCTTTTTGATATCTCACTCGTTAATCTTCCAAAATTAACAACTAATTCATTTCGTTTAATATCATAACTAATATCTTTATCATTAATGATTAAAGAAATAATATGCGAAAGATCTAACTTATATATAATAGTTTTAATTCCCGTTGTCAAAATTTCTGGATAATAATTATAAATTTCAGCAATTAATTTTTTAACAAAAATAGCAACGGTTTTATTAGAACATTCAAAAATTAATTGCTTACGATTAAATATCGCTAACGATTTTATTAATCCCAATAAAATAGCTTGCTTTGCTGGATGACTAAATTCCTTTTTCATAATTTCTTGCTTAACAATTTTAGAAAAAGACATCACTATTAATCACTCCATTCATAAAACTGCTATTAATTAAGCATCTGTTACAATTTTAATTTATCTAAATATTTTATTGCTTCTTGAGCAGCAATCGCACCATCACCAACAGCAGTCGCAATTTGTCTTAAAACTGTCTGACGAACATCACCAATTGCAAATATTCCCAAAACACTAGTATGCATTATTTCATTAGTAATAATATAACCATTTTCATCACAAATTTTCAAGTCTTTAACAAAATTAGAAATTGGTGTTGAACCAATATAAGGAAAAATTGCACTAGCATCAATTACTTGTTGCTCTTTTGTCACAGTATGTTCAATAACAACTTGTTCAAGAGAATTTTTACCAATAACTTCTTTAACAACATAATTTAATAGTCATTCAATTTTATTATTATTTTGAGCAATCGTTAACGCTCCTTTCGAAGCCCGAAATTCATTTCGGCGATGTACTAAATATAACTTTCTAGCAAACTTAGTTAAATATACCGCTTCTTCAATAGCAGAATCACCTCCGCCAACAACAACAATATCCTTATTACGAAAAAATGCTCCATCACAAACCGCACAGTAAGAAACTCCGTGACCATATAATCTCTTAGCACCATCCACTAATAACTCATTTTCAACAGTTCCCGTAGCAATAATAACTGCTTTAGCAACCCATATTTTACCATTTTCACCAGTAATAATCTTATTATCACCATCGGATGCAATTTCAATATTTTTTACCTTAGTAGCTTCATATCCAGCGCCTAATTTTCTAACTTGCATATCCATTGCTAATGACAAGTCAGGTCCTAATATTTTATCAAAACCCGGATAATTTTCAATATCATAAGTTTTTACCATTTTTCCTCCGGGAGGACCTTCATTAATAAGAAGTACTTTTAACTCCGCACGACATGCATAAATCGCACTAGCAAATCCACCAGGACCGGCACCAATAATAATTAAATCAATATCAGTATTAATATTGTTTTTCATATAATCACCTAATTTGTCTTCATTTACGAACGCTAATAATTTGTGCAAAAATTATCAAACTAATTCCGATAATAACACCAAGTCCTAAAAATATATAAGTACCCACATAATCATAAGGAAATAAAATATCACTTTCATCACGAAACATTTCCAAAATAATTCGCACCATACTATACATAACTACATAACTTCCAGTTTGAACACCAACTCGTGTCATTCAATATTTATCTGGATTAGCATTTTTTTCTAAAGGTTTAGCATCTTGAGTTCATAATTGTTTAATTCTTATTCATTGATTTTTAAATCATCGTTCCATAAGTCTAAAAAATGGATTATTAGCTTTTAAATGCGGTTCTGGATATTTTCTTACTACCGTTAACTTTTTTGTTTTACTCGGAGTTTGTTCAAAATAAGCTTGATTTCAACAATTTAACTTTCAAAGACGATGATAATAAATTTTTTTAAACGGTGTTGCCCATTTTTTTTCACTTTCCAATAATTCCACATCTTTTTCTCAAAGCGGAATAAATTTTTTAGGATATTTCTTTCAAGGTTTAACACTATTTCACATACCAATTTTAGGAATAACAAAAGTAATTAGTACCCAAGAAAATAAATTAATTAATGATTCATACAAAAACAAAGGATGACGAACAATCCCAATTCCTTCAGCTGGACTACCATCTAAATTAGCTTTTCTTAAATTTTCTAATAATCAATTCGGTAATCAATTTAATGAAGTAGTTATCTGTCCTAAAAGTTCATGATTAAAAAAATTACCTCATCGCCCAATAACTTGCCCTAATAAAATATTTGGAATAATGGCATCAGCAAATATTCATAACGATATTTCATATTTTTTAGAATAATGCCGAAATCAAAAATAACCAACAATAACACCAGCAATAACACCACCATGAACTGCTAATCCTGGTTCTCAAATCATAAAATAACCTCAAAACCCATACTGATCAATAATAGGACTATTAATTTTTCCAATAATTGAAGAACCAAAAATTGCACTCGGAACAGTTAAAAAAATACTTCATTCAAATGGTTCAGTCGGAATCTCACGGCGCTTTAATTTAATCCAAGAAGCTAAAATCGAAACAATTATTCCTAAAAGAATAAAAAGCGGATAAAATCTTAAAATACCATTAGTCCCTGGAATTTCATTAGGTACTCAATTTGAATATATATTCATCATTTTTACTTTTACACTTAAACCTTTCTCTTATGTTTTAAGTTCACTATCAATTTGGTTAATAAATAACTCAGAACTATTTATACCTTCATTTTGCAACTTAATATTAATAACAGCTGCTTCAATTAATTCTGAAATATTTCTTCCTAAAGTTACCGGAATCGTAATCGCTGGAATTTTAATACCAAAAATTTCTTCTCTATCAATTTCTGTTTGCACACGATTTAAATTAGCAAAATACTCACTATCAGCCAACTTTAAATTAACAATAATATCAATATCAGTAACTTCCAAAGTTGTTCTTGAACCATACATCTTCGTTAAATTTAAAATTCCAATACCTCTAATTTCAATATGATGCTTTAACTTTTCATCACTACGACCAATAACTTTATTAACATATCTTTGCAAAACAATCGCATCATCACCAACAAATAAATGTCCTTTTTTAACTAATTCTAAAGTATTTTCTGATTTTCCAATTCCACTATCACCTTTAATTAAAACTCCCAAACCATAAATATTAATTAACGATGCATGAACCATTTCCATTGGTGCTAAACGATTATCAATGTAACTAACAATAATATTATAAAAATCATTAGAAGAATAATTAGCCTCAATAACAGGAAAATTTATTTCTTTAGCATATTCTACTAATACTGGTTCATTAAAACGAATACTAGTAAAAATGGCTGGAACATCTTGATTAATAAGCTTCTCATAACGATCCTTTCGCTCTGTTGCTGGTAACTTATTAATATATTCATTCTCTTTACCACCTAATAAAACAATCCGATGCTTACGACTAGTTTCATCAGAAATAAAACCTGCTAATTCTAATCCTGCACGATTAATGCCTCCAATTTCAATTTCTCGTTCCAACACTTGTTCATCACCAGACAATAATGATAAATTAAATTTTTCCACAACTTCTCGTAAAGTTAATACTTTTTTATTCATAATAACATCACCTATCATTTCATATAATTTAATGTTTTCTATTAAATATAATATCACAAAATTAATAAAGAACACACCCAAATAACTACGACATCAAATTCTCCTAAATTAAAAAATGTATCATTTTAAGATGCATTCATATTTTATATTAGACTTGGTACATAACTATAACTAGCTTAATTCAAAATTATATATTCCTGAAATTAAATTAAATCGTAATCCAAATCTTCTAATCTTATTGTGATAACGATAAACTAGTATTTTAAATCTTTTTAATCTAGCAAAAACATGTTCAATGGCAATTCTAACTTTACTTAAAAAGCTATTATATTCCTTTTTATCTGGATTTAAAGGATTATTTTTACTCTTTTTAATTGGCAATAATGTATTTTTATGAACATTTTGCAAACCTTGATATCCTGAATCAGCAATTAATTCTAATTTTGGATTTATAAGTGTATTTGATTTTAAAAATAACTTATAATCATGAATACTGCCATAACAAAAATCTACTGAAATAATTTTATTGTTAAATAAATCAATAATTATTTGCGATTTTAATGAATGTTGCCTTTTCTTACCAGAAAATAATAATTTTAGTTTTTTTTAATTCTTTCAATTGGAATTTCTGTAGCATCAATTGCTAATAAATTATTATTAGTACCCTTATTTTCCAATAATATCTTTTTGCCAGGTATATGAAAGTGACTATTTTTTATTAGAATATTTTCAACTCAAAAGATATTACGAATACAACTAACATGACTAATATTATATTTTTTTTGCAATAATACGATATGTACTATATTCTTTTCAGTATTCTAAAGTCATAAGTAATCTTTGCTCTATTGATAATTTATTTGGTCTACCACCAATTTGTTTTTGTTTAGCTTCAGCTTCTTTTAAAATTTCTACCATTTTCATGAAAGTTTTATATTTTATGCCGATTAGACTATAAAATTCATTTTCGTCTTTGTATTTATCTAACATTTGTACTTCACCTAGGAAATAATATTATCAAAATAGTAAATAAAATTAAAGGTTATGTACCAAGTCTAATATCTAAAATAATTTGTAAATCAGTTACTTTATCAAGCGGAGTTTCAATGACATTATCAATTAATAGACTTCTTGCATAACCTAGTTAATTGTTATCAAAATTATTTTAGATTTTAGAAAAATGTTTATTTTAAAGTGGTTAAATTTAAAATTTTTATTATTTTAATAGGTTATGCAAGAAGTCTAATAAATTATCAATAACTTGTTCTTTAATATCTTCATTTTCTTTAACTATCCCCAAATCAATTTCATTTAAAACAACATTTTCCAATGCTTTAGTTGCTCCAGCAATATCACCAGTTTCATTACTAGTACTATCACAAGCCACAATAACTACAATTGGTAATATTGTTAAACAAATGATTATTGCTATTTTCAAACGAATTTTCATTAATAGTCACCTACTTTATATTTAATTTAATATTATCATTAATTTGATAAACTTTTCTTAAATATTCAGCCGTATATGAATTTTTATTACTATTAATTACTTGCTCTGGTGTTCCTATAACAATTACTTCCCCACCATACTTACCACCATTAGGTCCTAAGTCAATAATATAATCACCTAACTTAATAACATCTAAATTATGTTCAATAACAAGAACCGTATCACCATTATTAACAATGCGACTAAGAACTGATAATAATCTTTTAACATCATCAATATGTAATCCCGTTGTTGGTTCATCTAAAATAAATAGTGTTTTTCCAGTTGCTCTTTTTTGTAAGTAAGTTGCTAATTTAACTCTTTGAGCTTCACCACCAGATAATTGGGTTGTTGGTTGTCCTAACTTAATATATCCCATACCAACATCAAGTAAGGTTTGTAATTTAACATTAATTTTCGGAATATTTGCAAAAAACGCTTGCGCCTCAATAACTGACATATTTAAAACATCATAAATATTTTTCCCTTTATATTTAACTTGTAAAGTTTCATCATTATAGCGCATTCCTTCGCATATTTCACAAGTAACAAAAACATCTGGTAAAAAATGCATCGCAATTTTAATAATTCCTGCTCCCTGACAGCGTTCACATCTGCCACCACGAACATTAAAAGAAAACCTTCCTTTAAGATAACCTTGAGTTTTAGCTAAAGGCGCTGCAGCAAATAAATCACGAATATCATCAAAAACTGAAGTATAAGTTGCTGGATTACTATGCGGTGTCCTTCCAATCGGTTCTTGCGAAATATTAACAACTTTATCAATATTATCCATTCCCTTAATATTTTGATGCTTACCCGGACGATTAACCTTTTGCCCTAAATTTCGTAGCAGATTTTTATATAACACTTCATTTACTAAAGTTGATTTCCCACTGCCAGAAACCCCTGTAACAACAATAAGTTTTCCTAAAGGAACAGTAACATCAATATTTTTTAAATTATTTTCTCTTGCTCCAATAATAGTAATTTTCTTACCATTCCCACTTCGCCGCTTTTTCGGAATCGTAATCGTTTCTTGATGTGATAAATATCTCCCTGTAATTGACTTTTCACTAGCGATAATATCAGCCATTGTTCCCACAACAATAATTTCGCCCCCAAATTTACCAGCTTTAGGACCAATATCAACAAGTCAATCAGCTTGATGCATCATATCTTCATCATGTTCAACAACAATAACCGTATTTCCTAAATCTCGTAACGATTTTAAAGTTTTAATTAATCGGTCATTATCTTTTTGATGTAAACCAATTGAAGGTTCATCTAATACATATAATACTCCTGTCAATTTTGAACCAATTTGCGTTGCTAAACGAATTCGTTGGGCTTCACCACCAGATAATGATTGGGCCGCTCTTGATAAATTTAAATATCTTAAACCAACATCATTTAAAAAACTTAAACGATTAACTAATTCATTAATAACTAACTTAGCAATCTCTTGTTGTTGTTCTGATAATTTTAAACTAAGAATATAATCTAAACTTTCATCAATATCTAAATTAGTAAATTCATTAATATTTATCGTTCCTACTTTAACACATAATGCTTTAGGATTTAATCGTGCTCCTTTACAAGACCAACAAGTTTTTTCACTCATAAATTTCCGATAATATTCACGACGCATTTCATTAACAGTTTCAACAAAGCGTCGTTCAATAATACTAGCAACACCTTCAATATAGTCATAACTTTTATAAGTATTATTACTACTAGATACTAAAGTATAATTTAATTGTTCATCACTACCATACATTAAATAATTAATTTGTTCATCACTAAGATTTTTAATCGGTTGATCTAAGTCAATACCATATTCTTTACAAATAATTTTTAATTTCTGTCATTCTAAACTATCACCACCAATAAAATTTTTATAAAATTCAATCCCACCTTGATTAATTGAAAGATTACGATTAGGAAATAATAAATCTTCATCAACTTCCAAACGAATCCCAATACCCTTACATTCAGAACATGCCCCCATTGGTGCATTAAAAGAAAACAAACGGGGTTCTAACTCCGGAATTGTAAAACTACATTGGTTACAAGCATGATTTTGCGAAAATAATAATTGCTCCTTACTATTAACAAGGATAACTTTTGCTAATCCTTTACTATACTTTAATGATTTTTCTAAACTATCATGAATATTAGATCAAACATTATCATCATCACTTAATTTAATACGATCAACAATAATATCAATATTATGCCGTTTATTTTTATCTAATTGAATATCATCATCTAATGAATAAGTGTGGTTATTAACCTTAACGCGTAAAAATCCTTCGTGTCGCAAAGTTAAAAACAACTCATAATGCGTCCCTTTTTTATCAATAACTACTGGCGACAAAATTTCAATGCGTTCTTCCATTGTTACTTGTTTTAATCGTTTAATCATTTCCTTAATTGTCATTGCTTTAATTAAACCATGACCATTAATACAGTATGGTAACCCCACACGAGCATATAATAATCGTAAATAATCATATATTTCCGTCACCGTTCCCACAGTACTACGAGGATTATTACTAGTAGTTTTTTGATCAATAGAAATTGCTGGTGATAGTCCTTCAATAGAATCAACATCAGGTTTTTCACTATTACCTAAAAATTGTCGGGCATATGCCGACAATGATTCCATATATCTTCTTTGTCCTTCAGCATAAATCGTATTAAAGGCTAACGATGACTTCCCACTGCCAGAAACGCCAGTAAAAACAATTAACTTATTTTTAGGAATTGTTAAATCAACATTTTTTAAGTTATGTTCTCTAGCTCCTTTTACAATTATATATTTTGTTGCATCATCCATCAAATCACCTCCAATAGTTAATTAGCAAATGCTAATTAATTTGATTATTATATTTTTCTTTTCACGGCATTAATACTCTAAATAGTAATGGCAATGATATTATCATTAAAGGATACACAAAAATAAAAACATAAATTAAATTATATATTAATGCATAACCTCAAACACTAAAACCATCTCACGCATAATTGTCAAAATATAATACCCCTGATAATACATCGCATATATATATAATAATACAAATAACTGTTATTATAAAGGAAATTTTAATGTTAGCATTAAACCGCTTTTTAAAATTAATATTCACTATTCCTATTAAAGAAGGCATAATCATAGGAATAAAATAATCTAGTAAATATTGTCAAGGATTAATAATTGCCCCTTGGGGAATAATAATTAATGAAACTAAAGCACTAATAACACCAGTTACGATTCCATGTCAAAAACTAACAACAAAAGCAATTAAAAATACCGGTCAATACTTTAAACCAATACTCCCCCCCATTGGTAATTTAGGAAAAAATATCATCAGATAATCTAAAATTAATGATAAACTAACAAAAAAAGCGATTAAT is drawn from Spiroplasma endosymbiont of Asaphidion curtum and contains these coding sequences:
- the trxB gene encoding thioredoxin-disulfide reductase — protein: MKNNINTDIDLIIIGAGPGGFASAIYACRAELKVLLINEGPPGGKMVKTYDIENYPGFDKILGPDLSLAMDMQVRKLGAGYEATKVKNIEIASDGDNKIITGENGKIWVAKAVIIATGTVENELLVDGAKRLYGHGVSYCAVCDGAFFRNKDIVVVGGGDSAIEEAVYLTKFARKLYLVHRRNEFRASKGALTIAQNNNKIEWLLNYVVKEVIGKNSLEQVVIEHTVTKEQQVIDASAIFPYIGSTPISNFVKDLKICDENGYIITNEIMHTSVLGIFAIGDVRQTVLRQIATAVGDGAIAAQEAIKYLDKLKL
- a CDS encoding transposase family protein, translated to MLDKYKDENEFYSLIGIKYKTFMKMVEILKEAEAKQKQIGGRPNKLSIEQRLLMTLEYWKEYSTYRIIAKKI
- the whiA gene encoding DNA-binding protein WhiA gives rise to the protein MEWLIVMSFSKIVKQEIMKKEFSHPAKQAILLGLIKSLAIFNRKQLIFECSNKTVAIFVKKLIAEIYNYYPEILTTGIKTIIYKLDLSHIISLIINDKDISYDIKRNELVVNFGRLTSEISKRAFIAGAFIATGSVNSPRISNYHLEIQGIDILFIRKLQLLINSFGFKFKRIYRRKKPLIYLKKSTEIADFLKLIDASLSLLSFENERISRDMYNSINRLTNIEISNQQKTNKAAIEKIKMINFLKENDYFLKLSLKTQQIANLRLDNPEASLNELCDLYENIYHGMISKSGINHMMREIKNSYLLLKSIDSDDN
- a CDS encoding transposase family protein, translating into MLFSGKKRQHSLKSQIIIDLFNNKIISVDFCYGSIHDYKLFLKSNTLINPKLELIADSGYQGLQNVHKNTLLPIKKSKNNPLNPDKKEYNSFLSKVRIAIEHVFARLKRFKILVYRYHNKIRRFGLRFNLISGIYNFELS
- a CDS encoding energy-coupled thiamine transporter ThiT, translating into MVQEVNKTNKIYRWILMLINVIFCFLIVGVIMLITISSEEKFLSIFSSNVRNTQLINNKIVLLIKIAVIVILLLFLIANLILIWLLSYQKTIKFNIDFKMIKKRCFKICHWKTFDLVLIAFFVSLSLILDYLMIFFPKLPMGGSIGLKYWPVFLIAFVVSFWHGIVTGVISALVSLIIIPQGAIINPWQYLLDYFIPMIMPSLIGIVNINFKKRFNANIKISFIITVICIIIYICDVLSGVLYFDNYAWDGFSVWGYALIYNLIYVFIFVYPLMIISLPLLFRVLMPWKEKYNNQIN
- a CDS encoding IS5 family transposase (programmed frameshift); translated protein: MKFDKFNFINDKELLRLTGIKQSTFNKMLNILKEAELKKFKRGGKNNKLSLENRLLMTLSYWREYRTYFHLGKSFDISEASCYRNIKWIEDILIKHPDFQQLAGKKALINDYFNDKTIIIDATETPIQRPKKGQKQSYSGKKKKHTIKTQVIIEKESKIIIATNFSLGKKHDFCLFKESKIPILKNTKLIVDNGYQGIQKIHSNVLIPKKKTKKNPLNKEQKHNNKLISKMRIIIENIFAILKKFKIITEKYRNRRKRFSLRFNLIASIYNLQL
- a CDS encoding prolipoprotein diacylglyceryl transferase — translated: MMNIYSNWVPNEIPGTNGILRFYPLFILLGIIVSILASWIKLKRREIPTEPFEWSIFLTVPSAIFGSSIIGKINSPIIDQYGFWGYFMIWEPGLAVHGGVIAGVIVGYFWFRHYSKKYEISLWIFADAIIPNILLGQVIGRWGNFFNHELLGQITTSLNWLPNWLLENLRKANLDGSPAEGIGIVRHPLFLYESLINLFSWVLITFVIPKIGMWNSVKPWKKYPKKFIPLWEKDVELLESEKKWATPFKKIYYHRLWKLNCWNQAYFEQTPSKTKKLTVVRKYPEPHLKANNPFFRLMERWFKNQWIRIKQLWTQDAKPLEKNANPDKYWMTRVGVQTGSYVVMYSMVRIILEMFRDESDILFPYDYVGTYIFLGLGVIIGISLIIFAQIISVRKWRQIRWLYEKQY
- the hprK gene encoding HPr(Ser) kinase/phosphatase, producing the protein MNKKVLTLREVVEKFNLSLLSGDEQVLEREIEIGGINRAGLELAGFISDETSRKHRIVLLGGKENEYINKLPATERKDRYEKLINQDVPAIFTSIRFNEPVLVEYAKEINFPVIEANYSSNDFYNIIVSYIDNRLAPMEMVHASLINIYGLGVLIKGDSGIGKSENTLELVKKGHLFVGDDAIVLQRYVNKVIGRSDEKLKHHIEIRGIGILNLTKMYGSRTTLEVTDIDIIVNLKLADSEYFANLNRVQTEIDREEIFGIKIPAITIPVTLGRNISELIEAAVINIKLQNEGINSSELFINQIDSELKT
- the uvrA gene encoding excinuclease ABC subunit UvrA, with product MDDATKYIIVKGAREHNLKNVDLTIPKNKLIVFTGVSGSGKSSLAFNTIYAEGQRRYMESLSAYARQFLGNSEKPDVDSIEGLSPAISIDQKTTSNNPRSTVGTVTEIYDYLRLLYARVGLPYCINGHGLIKAMTIKEMIKRLKQVTMEERIEILSPVVIDKKGTHYELFLTLRHEGFLRVKVNNHTYSLDDDIQLDKNKRHNIDIIVDRIKLSDDDNVWSNIHDSLEKSLKYSKGLAKVILVNSKEQLLFSQNHACNQCSFTIPELEPRLFSFNAPMGACSECKGIGIRLEVDEDLLFPNRNLSINQGGIEFYKNFIGGDSLEWQKLKIICKEYGIDLDQPIKNLSDEQINYLMYGSDEQLNYTLVSSSNNTYKSYDYIEGVASIIERRFVETVNEMRREYYRKFMSEKTCWSCKGARLNPKALCVKVGTININEFTNLDIDESLDYILSLKLSEQQQEIAKLVINELVNRLSFLNDVGLRYLNLSRAAQSLSGGEAQRIRLATQIGSKLTGVLYVLDEPSIGLHQKDNDRLIKTLKSLRDLGNTVIVVEHDEDMMHQADWLVDIGPKAGKFGGEIIVVGTMADIIASEKSITGRYLSHQETITIPKKRRSGNGKKITIIGARENNLKNIDVTVPLGKLIVVTGVSGSGKSTLVNEVLYKNLLRNLGQKVNRPGKHQNIKGMDNIDKVVNISQEPIGRTPHSNPATYTSVFDDIRDLFAAAPLAKTQGYLKGRFSFNVRGGRCERCQGAGIIKIAMHFLPDVFVTCEICEGMRYNDETLQVKYKGKNIYDVLNMSVIEAQAFFANIPKINVKLQTLLDVGMGYIKLGQPTTQLSGGEAQRVKLATYLQKRATGKTLFILDEPTTGLHIDDVKRLLSVLSRIVNNGDTVLVIEHNLDVIKLGDYIIDLGPNGGKYGGEVIVIGTPEQVINSNKNSYTAEYLRKVYQINDNIKLNIK